A region from the Agrococcus sp. SL85 genome encodes:
- a CDS encoding inorganic phosphate transporter: MQELAILVIVVLVALAFDFTNGFHDTANAMAPSVATGALKPKAAVALSASLNLVGAFLSIEVARTVGSGIVDLTGVDGESLMLIVLCGLTGAIIWNVLTWLFGLPSSSSHALFGGLIGATIAAFGVGGVLWGGVSQKILIPALLAPVIAGLVAFVGTWLVHRATARLSERAERKDFRWGQIGAASLMSLAHGTNDAQKTMGVIFLALVAHGSLDPEAEMPLWVRVVCAVAIAAGTYMGGWRVIRTLGKGIVDISPRQGMSADFSSASIILTSSHLGLPLSTTHVASGSVIGSGMARTDAKVRWSVARRMLLAWLITLPAAGAVGALCFAIAGIFGHLWGSVVVTAILIAACAAMWVRSRASHVDHRNVADEWEAPKEPKKARKRRIDRELSAVASGVAPVSKPRKRRTLREEDR; encoded by the coding sequence ATGCAGGAACTCGCGATCCTCGTGATCGTCGTGCTCGTGGCCCTCGCCTTCGACTTCACGAACGGCTTCCACGACACGGCGAACGCGATGGCACCGTCCGTCGCCACGGGAGCGCTGAAGCCGAAGGCGGCGGTCGCGCTCTCGGCCTCCTTGAACCTCGTCGGCGCCTTCCTCTCGATCGAGGTGGCGCGCACGGTCGGCTCCGGGATCGTCGACCTCACGGGCGTCGACGGCGAGAGCCTCATGCTCATCGTCCTGTGCGGGTTGACGGGCGCCATCATCTGGAACGTCCTGACCTGGCTCTTCGGCCTGCCGAGCTCGTCGAGCCACGCGCTCTTCGGCGGCCTCATCGGTGCGACGATCGCGGCGTTCGGCGTCGGCGGCGTGCTGTGGGGCGGCGTCTCGCAGAAGATCCTCATCCCCGCGCTCCTCGCCCCCGTCATCGCGGGCCTCGTGGCGTTCGTCGGCACCTGGCTCGTGCACCGCGCGACCGCGCGGCTCTCGGAGCGCGCCGAGCGCAAGGACTTCCGCTGGGGCCAGATCGGCGCGGCGTCGCTCATGTCGCTCGCGCACGGCACGAACGACGCGCAGAAGACGATGGGCGTCATCTTCCTCGCGCTCGTCGCGCACGGCAGCCTCGACCCGGAGGCCGAGATGCCGCTGTGGGTGCGCGTGGTCTGCGCCGTCGCGATCGCCGCCGGCACCTACATGGGCGGCTGGCGCGTCATCCGCACCCTCGGCAAGGGCATCGTCGACATCTCGCCCCGCCAGGGCATGTCGGCCGACTTCTCGAGCGCCTCGATCATCCTCACCTCGAGCCACCTGGGCCTGCCGCTGTCGACGACCCACGTGGCCTCCGGCTCGGTGATCGGCTCCGGCATGGCCCGCACCGACGCGAAGGTGCGCTGGTCGGTGGCCCGCCGCATGCTGCTCGCGTGGCTCATCACGCTGCCGGCCGCGGGCGCCGTCGGCGCGCTGTGCTTCGCGATCGCCGGCATCTTCGGGCACCTGTGGGGCTCGGTCGTCGTCACCGCGATCCTCATCGCCGCGTGCGCCGCGATGTGGGTGCGCTCGCGCGCGAGCCACGTCGACCACCGCAACGTCGCCGACGAGTGGGAGGCCCCGAAGGAGCCCAAGAAGGCCCGCAAGCGCCGCATCGACCGCGAGCTGAGCGCCGTCGCCTCGGGCGTCGCGCCGGTGTCGAAGCCGCGCAAGCGGCGCACGCTGCGCGAGGAGGACCGCTGA
- the nagB gene encoding glucosamine-6-phosphate deaminase — protein MEVVIVEGPEEVGALAAARIAELVAARPRAVLGVATGSSPLATYRALAARADAGLDLSRVSAFALDEYVGIRRDHPESYHAVVDREVVRPLGLDPALVHVPDGLAADLDAACEDYEAQIVAAGGIDLQLLGIGTNGHIGFNEPTSSLASRTRVKTLAPRTREDNARFFASAEEVPMHCLTQGLGTILDARRALLVAHGAAKARAIAEVVEGPVSSMWPGSVLQLHRRATVVIDEAAASELRLADYYRATVAHRAAVQPGA, from the coding sequence ATGGAGGTCGTGATCGTCGAGGGCCCCGAGGAGGTCGGGGCCCTCGCGGCCGCGCGCATCGCCGAGCTCGTGGCAGCGAGGCCGCGCGCGGTGCTGGGCGTCGCGACGGGCTCGAGCCCGCTCGCGACCTACCGCGCGCTCGCCGCGCGGGCGGATGCGGGGCTCGACCTCTCGCGGGTCTCGGCGTTCGCGCTCGACGAGTACGTCGGCATCCGCCGCGACCACCCGGAGTCGTACCACGCGGTCGTCGACCGCGAGGTCGTGCGGCCGCTCGGCCTCGACCCCGCGCTCGTGCACGTGCCCGACGGCCTCGCCGCCGACCTCGACGCGGCCTGCGAGGACTACGAGGCGCAGATCGTCGCGGCGGGCGGCATCGACCTGCAGCTGCTCGGCATCGGCACCAACGGCCACATCGGCTTCAACGAGCCCACCTCCTCCCTCGCCTCCCGCACGCGCGTCAAGACGCTCGCGCCCCGCACCCGCGAGGACAACGCGCGCTTCTTCGCGAGCGCCGAGGAGGTGCCGATGCACTGCCTCACGCAGGGGCTCGGCACCATCCTCGACGCGCGGCGCGCCCTGCTCGTCGCCCACGGCGCCGCGAAGGCGCGCGCGATCGCGGAGGTCGTGGAGGGGCCGGTGTCGTCGATGTGGCCGGGCTCGGTGCTGCAGCTGCACCGTCGCGCGACGGTCGTCATCGACGAGGCCGCGGCCTCGGAGCTGCGGCTCGCCGACTACTACCGCGCGACCGTGGCGCACCGCGCCGCGGTGCAGCCGGGCGCGTAG
- a CDS encoding MFS transporter, which produces MASVPTASARARAAETAAETGATRPEAARSSLLQQPKAVWAVAFACVISFMGIGFVDPILPAIGEQMHASHAEVELLFTSYLLVTALAMLITGWVSSRIGGKRTLILGLVIIVAFAGLAALSPTIGAMVGFRAGWGLGNALFIATSLAVIVGSASGGVPGAIAIYEAAMGIGIAVGPLLGGLLGSIGWQLPFLGVSALMLVGLVGTALLVPSAPTAPRPIGVLEPLKALRHRALLILSLVALLYNWAFFTVLAYAPLVLGLDALALGGVFFGWGLLVAIFAVAVAPRLERRFGLVPVLVGTFAVMALDLAVMAAWTDVPAVLITTVIVSGACSGLNNTLVTQAVMQVAPVERPVASAAYSFVRFLGGGLAPLVAGLVGAAVSIHLPFWLGVAALVAAVVLLLSVGRRVEEAVEASTAEVLPEIAGDSPAEVPVQQR; this is translated from the coding sequence ATGGCATCCGTGCCGACCGCATCCGCGCGCGCCCGCGCAGCCGAGACCGCCGCCGAGACCGGTGCCACCCGGCCCGAGGCGGCCCGCAGCAGCCTGCTCCAGCAGCCCAAGGCCGTCTGGGCCGTCGCCTTCGCCTGCGTCATCTCGTTCATGGGCATCGGCTTCGTCGACCCGATCCTCCCCGCGATCGGCGAGCAGATGCACGCCTCGCACGCCGAGGTCGAGCTGCTCTTCACGAGCTACCTGCTCGTCACCGCCCTCGCGATGCTCATCACCGGCTGGGTCTCGAGCCGCATCGGCGGCAAGCGCACGCTCATCCTCGGCCTCGTGATCATCGTGGCCTTCGCGGGCCTCGCCGCCCTCTCGCCCACGATCGGCGCGATGGTCGGCTTCCGCGCCGGCTGGGGCCTCGGCAACGCCCTCTTCATCGCCACGAGCCTCGCCGTGATCGTCGGCAGCGCCTCGGGCGGCGTGCCCGGTGCCATCGCGATCTACGAGGCGGCGATGGGCATCGGCATCGCGGTCGGGCCGCTGCTCGGCGGCCTGCTCGGGTCGATCGGCTGGCAGCTGCCGTTCCTGGGCGTCTCGGCGCTCATGCTCGTCGGCCTCGTCGGCACGGCGCTGCTCGTGCCTTCCGCGCCCACGGCGCCGAGGCCCATCGGGGTGCTCGAGCCCCTCAAGGCCCTCCGGCACCGCGCCCTGCTCATCCTCAGCCTCGTCGCCCTGCTCTACAACTGGGCGTTCTTCACGGTGCTCGCCTACGCGCCCCTCGTGCTCGGCCTCGACGCGCTCGCGCTCGGCGGCGTCTTCTTCGGGTGGGGGCTGCTCGTGGCGATCTTCGCCGTGGCCGTCGCGCCCCGCCTCGAGCGCCGCTTCGGCCTCGTGCCCGTGCTCGTCGGCACGTTCGCGGTCATGGCGCTCGACCTCGCCGTCATGGCCGCGTGGACCGACGTGCCGGCCGTGCTCATCACGACCGTGATCGTCTCGGGCGCGTGCTCGGGCCTCAACAACACCCTCGTCACGCAGGCCGTCATGCAGGTGGCGCCGGTCGAGCGCCCCGTCGCCAGCGCCGCCTACAGCTTCGTGCGCTTCCTCGGCGGCGGCCTCGCGCCGCTCGTCGCGGGCCTCGTGGGCGCGGCCGTGAGCATCCACCTGCCGTTCTGGCTGGGCGTCGCCGCGCTCGTCGCGGCCGTCGTGCTGCTGCTGTCGGTGGGCCGCCGCGTCGAGGAGGCCGTGGAGGCATCGACCGCGGAGGTGCTGCCCGAGATCGCGGGCGACAGCCCCGCCGAGGTGCCCGTGCAGCAGCGCTGA
- a CDS encoding pirin family protein has translation MSNDEATIVEDSERACVEEALEAGVELLLPRDVPLGGPRAMPVQRVLPNKHRHFVGAWCFADAFGPTDLGDGPGMDVPPHPHTGLQTWSWLVDGAIEHRDSAGGRHVVRPGGINLMTAGRGIAHSEYSTPETRVLHGVQLWTVLPRGEREREPGFAGHDAVPTTEPAPGVLASVFVGSWGGATSAVPAFTPLLGVELRLGAGAEAGLPLDPAFEHGVLALTDGVLVDDVPVPRGAMAYLDPGRTDAVVTAEADAVAILLGGEPFEEEVVMFWNFVGTDHAVVAEARETWMRERDDAGARERFGTVVDDDAAPLPSPRIPDVELLPRGRAKRRDR, from the coding sequence ATGAGCAACGACGAGGCGACGATCGTCGAGGACAGCGAGCGCGCCTGCGTCGAGGAGGCGCTCGAGGCGGGCGTGGAGCTGCTGCTCCCCCGCGACGTGCCGCTCGGCGGGCCTCGCGCGATGCCCGTGCAGCGCGTGCTGCCGAACAAGCACCGGCACTTCGTGGGCGCCTGGTGCTTCGCCGACGCGTTCGGCCCCACCGACCTGGGCGACGGCCCCGGCATGGACGTGCCCCCGCATCCCCACACGGGCCTGCAGACCTGGTCGTGGCTCGTCGACGGCGCGATCGAGCACCGCGACTCCGCGGGCGGCCGCCACGTCGTGCGCCCCGGCGGCATCAACCTCATGACCGCGGGCCGCGGCATCGCGCACAGCGAGTACTCGACGCCCGAGACCCGCGTGCTGCACGGGGTGCAGCTGTGGACGGTGCTGCCGCGCGGCGAGCGCGAGCGCGAGCCCGGCTTCGCGGGGCACGACGCGGTGCCGACGACCGAGCCGGCGCCCGGGGTGCTCGCGAGCGTCTTCGTGGGCTCGTGGGGCGGTGCGACGAGCGCGGTGCCGGCGTTCACGCCGCTCCTGGGCGTCGAGCTGCGACTGGGCGCGGGCGCCGAGGCCGGGCTGCCGCTCGATCCGGCGTTCGAGCACGGCGTGCTCGCGCTCACCGACGGCGTGCTCGTCGACGACGTGCCGGTGCCGCGCGGCGCGATGGCCTACCTCGACCCCGGCCGCACCGACGCGGTCGTGACGGCCGAGGCCGACGCCGTGGCGATCCTCCTGGGCGGCGAGCCCTTCGAGGAGGAGGTCGTCATGTTCTGGAACTTCGTCGGCACGGATCACGCCGTCGTGGCCGAGGCGCGCGAGACGTGGATGCGCGAGCGCGACGACGCGGGCGCGCGCGAGCGCTTCGGCACCGTCGTCGACGACGACGCCGCGCCCCTGCCGAGCCCCCGCATCCCCGACGTCGAGCTGCTGCCGCGCGGCCGAGCGAAGCGCCGCGACCGCTAG
- the nagE gene encoding N-acetylglucosamine-specific PTS transporter subunit IIBC: MKFFQRLGKSLMLPIAVLPVAAILSGIGYWIATAAGENVASAFFAAAGGALLNNLPLLFAIGVAFGMASKSDGTAALAGLVSYLVITTLLSPETVAGLTGAADVEAVNPAFSNIENAFIGILAGLIGALCYDRFKDVQLPTALSFFSGKRSVAIVTAGASLVVALALFFLWPVVYSGLVGFGELLVGLGPVGAGIYGFFNRLLIPTGLHHALNSVFWFDVAGINDLGDFLNNTGTYGVTGQYMTGFFPIMMFGLPGAALAMYLTARATRRKVTAGILISAAFASFFVGVTEPLEFAFMFLAPWLYVVHAAFTGISLAISAMLPVRMGFGFSGGFIDLALNWVNPLAQNPWMILVMGVVWFAIYFVVFYFLIKRFDLKTPGREDDEVGIEGASGSSKFLAQASAILAGLGGKDNVVDLDNCATRLRMEVADVAKVDDAAIRRAGAAGVMKPGGRSVQVIYGLEVQFVKDAMEDLIAGRVASPTTAQVRAVVDAAPAAGGVATAAAVATSVVTIRQPLEGRVVPLAEVPDPTFAEGIMGPGVAIEPTGDTVVAPADGTVAHVFPTSHAVALLLDDGTELLVHVGIDTVRLQGRGFETLVAEGQHVREGEPLLRFDLGAIRAEGLATVTPVILLNGGDAQLRLR, from the coding sequence ATGAAGTTCTTCCAGAGGCTCGGCAAGTCGCTCATGCTGCCGATCGCCGTCCTGCCCGTCGCGGCGATCCTCTCCGGCATCGGCTACTGGATCGCCACCGCAGCGGGCGAGAACGTCGCCTCCGCGTTCTTCGCGGCCGCGGGCGGCGCACTGCTCAACAACCTGCCGCTGCTGTTCGCGATCGGCGTCGCCTTCGGCATGGCCTCGAAGTCCGACGGCACGGCCGCGCTCGCCGGTCTCGTCTCCTACCTCGTCATCACGACGCTGCTCTCGCCCGAGACGGTCGCCGGCCTCACGGGCGCCGCCGACGTCGAGGCGGTGAACCCCGCCTTCAGCAACATCGAGAACGCCTTCATCGGCATCCTGGCGGGCCTCATCGGCGCCCTCTGCTACGACCGCTTCAAGGACGTCCAGCTGCCCACGGCGCTCTCGTTCTTCTCGGGCAAGCGCTCGGTGGCCATCGTCACGGCCGGCGCCTCGCTCGTCGTCGCGCTCGCGCTGTTCTTCCTCTGGCCGGTCGTCTACTCCGGCCTCGTCGGCTTCGGCGAGCTGCTCGTGGGCCTCGGCCCCGTGGGCGCGGGCATCTACGGCTTCTTCAACCGCCTGCTCATCCCCACGGGCCTGCACCACGCGCTCAACTCGGTGTTCTGGTTCGACGTCGCCGGCATCAACGACCTCGGCGACTTCCTCAACAACACCGGCACCTACGGCGTCACCGGCCAGTACATGACGGGCTTCTTCCCGATCATGATGTTCGGCCTCCCGGGCGCGGCCCTCGCGATGTACCTCACGGCCAGGGCCACGCGCCGCAAGGTGACCGCCGGCATCCTCATCTCGGCCGCCTTCGCGTCGTTCTTCGTGGGCGTCACCGAGCCGCTCGAGTTCGCGTTCATGTTCCTCGCGCCCTGGCTCTACGTCGTGCACGCGGCGTTCACGGGCATCTCGCTCGCCATCAGCGCGATGCTGCCCGTCCGCATGGGCTTCGGCTTCTCCGGCGGCTTCATCGACCTCGCGCTCAACTGGGTCAACCCGCTCGCGCAGAACCCGTGGATGATCCTCGTGATGGGCGTCGTCTGGTTCGCCATCTACTTCGTGGTCTTCTACTTCCTCATCAAGCGCTTCGACCTCAAGACCCCCGGCCGCGAGGACGACGAGGTGGGCATCGAGGGCGCCTCGGGCTCGTCGAAGTTCCTCGCGCAGGCGTCCGCGATCCTCGCGGGCCTCGGCGGCAAGGACAACGTGGTCGACCTCGACAACTGCGCGACGCGCCTGCGCATGGAGGTCGCCGACGTCGCGAAGGTCGACGACGCCGCCATCCGCCGCGCGGGCGCCGCGGGCGTCATGAAGCCCGGCGGCCGCTCCGTGCAGGTGATCTACGGCCTCGAGGTGCAGTTCGTCAAGGACGCGATGGAGGACCTCATCGCGGGCCGCGTCGCCTCCCCCACCACCGCGCAGGTGCGGGCCGTCGTCGACGCGGCGCCCGCCGCGGGCGGCGTGGCCACCGCCGCGGCCGTCGCGACCTCGGTCGTCACGATCCGCCAGCCGCTCGAGGGGCGCGTCGTGCCGCTCGCCGAGGTGCCCGACCCCACGTTCGCCGAGGGGATCATGGGCCCGGGCGTCGCGATCGAGCCCACGGGCGACACCGTGGTGGCGCCTGCCGACGGCACCGTCGCGCACGTGTTCCCCACGAGCCACGCGGTCGCGCTGCTGCTCGACGACGGCACCGAGCTGCTCGTGCACGTCGGCATCGACACCGTGCGGCTGCAGGGCCGCGGCTTCGAGACGCTCGTCGCCGAGGGCCAGCACGTGCGCGAGGGCGAGCCGCTGCTGCGCTTCGACCTCGGCGCGATCCGAGCCGAGGGCCTCGCGACCGTGACCCCGGTCATCCTGCTGAACGGCGGCGACGCCCAGCTGCGGCTGCGCTGA
- a CDS encoding MarR family winged helix-turn-helix transcriptional regulator: MHSGDDQGGDERSGAAEPLDAAARLAAAVDRLVRMHRRTELPGALSPARASALYTLVERGPQRLGALAEGERVSQPAMTQIVQALEADGLVERAPDPADRRATRIAITAAGRALSAERRALRAGTVAAVLTTLDADDAGAIARALPALERLADAADAVHPPR, translated from the coding sequence ATGCACAGCGGAGACGACCAGGGCGGAGACGAGCGCAGCGGCGCGGCCGAGCCGCTCGACGCCGCCGCGCGACTCGCCGCCGCGGTCGACCGCCTGGTGCGCATGCACCGGCGCACCGAGCTGCCGGGTGCGCTCAGCCCTGCCCGCGCCTCCGCGCTCTACACGCTCGTCGAGCGCGGGCCGCAGCGCCTGGGCGCGCTCGCCGAGGGCGAGCGCGTGAGCCAGCCCGCCATGACACAGATCGTGCAGGCGCTCGAGGCCGACGGCCTCGTGGAGCGCGCGCCCGACCCCGCTGACCGCCGCGCGACCCGCATCGCGATCACCGCGGCGGGCCGGGCGCTCTCGGCGGAGCGCCGCGCGCTCCGCGCGGGCACCGTCGCCGCCGTGCTCACCACCCTCGACGCCGACGACGCCGGCGCGATCGCGAGGGCGCTCCCGGCGCTCGAGCGGCTCGCGGACGCCGCCGACGCCGTCCACCCGCCGCGCTGA
- a CDS encoding GOLPH3/VPS74 family protein, with protein sequence MDITIPEALLLLALDDERGTAILDDGTLGTALSAAAIAQLLVDGRVRIAGEGEPGARPGRLVEAAGASDDRLEPLVARIAGRTPTSALQIAAGFGGAGSPSGRVRRQLLDDFAELGVLVREQDRFLGMVWRDRWERGERRELEDALQARARAVLADADGAADDPADAPIDAALAILHGADALPKAFPDLDEAALRARGEALAEGSWASAQVREAVASMQAAMTAVLLTTVIMPASSS encoded by the coding sequence ATGGACATCACGATCCCCGAGGCCCTGCTGCTGCTCGCGCTCGACGACGAGCGGGGCACCGCGATCCTCGACGACGGCACGCTCGGCACCGCGCTCTCGGCTGCAGCGATCGCGCAGCTGCTCGTCGACGGCCGCGTCCGCATCGCCGGCGAGGGCGAGCCCGGCGCGAGGCCCGGCCGCCTCGTCGAGGCGGCGGGCGCCAGCGACGACCGGCTCGAGCCGCTCGTCGCGCGCATCGCGGGCCGCACGCCGACGAGCGCCCTCCAGATCGCGGCGGGATTCGGCGGCGCGGGCTCGCCGAGCGGCAGGGTGCGCCGGCAGCTGCTCGACGACTTCGCCGAGCTGGGCGTGCTCGTCCGCGAGCAGGACCGGTTCCTCGGCATGGTGTGGCGCGACCGCTGGGAGCGCGGCGAGCGTCGCGAGCTCGAGGACGCCCTCCAGGCGCGCGCCCGCGCGGTGCTCGCCGATGCCGACGGCGCCGCCGACGACCCTGCGGACGCGCCGATCGACGCGGCGCTCGCGATCCTCCACGGCGCCGACGCGCTGCCGAAGGCCTTCCCCGACCTCGACGAGGCGGCGCTGCGGGCCCGCGGCGAGGCGCTCGCCGAGGGCTCCTGGGCGAGCGCGCAGGTGCGCGAGGCGGTCGCATCGATGCAGGCGGCGATGACGGCCGTGCTGCTCACGACCGTCATCATGCCCGCGTCGTCGAGCTAG
- a CDS encoding RDD family protein codes for MGAYALDLIPFIVLSLVIVGSSGYFDAVSRAVASGDEQLTEAMEILAPGSQTAVTLTVVTLFAQLLYNVGLHATTGQTIGKRLVGIRLVRADEPTRSPGLPAASLRWLIQLGAPQALQGVPVVGFLVGLFGLADHLWPLWDQRNQALHDKAARTLVVRVR; via the coding sequence CTGGGCGCCTACGCCCTCGACCTCATCCCCTTCATCGTGCTCTCGCTCGTGATCGTCGGCTCGTCCGGCTACTTCGACGCCGTCTCGCGCGCCGTCGCGAGCGGCGACGAGCAGCTGACGGAGGCCATGGAGATCCTCGCGCCGGGCTCGCAGACGGCCGTGACGCTGACCGTCGTGACGCTCTTCGCACAGCTGCTCTACAACGTCGGGCTCCACGCCACGACCGGGCAGACGATCGGCAAGCGGCTCGTGGGCATCCGCCTCGTGCGCGCCGACGAGCCCACCCGCAGCCCCGGTCTCCCCGCGGCCTCGCTGCGCTGGCTCATCCAGCTGGGCGCGCCGCAGGCGCTGCAGGGCGTGCCCGTCGTCGGCTTCCTCGTGGGCCTCTTCGGCCTCGCCGACCACCTGTGGCCGCTGTGGGACCAGCGCAACCAGGCCCTGCACGACAAGGCAGCCCGCACGCTCGTCGTGCGCGTGCGCTGA
- a CDS encoding GntR family transcriptional regulator, producing MGCWRAWRHPAEHRRSRRCAPSPRPWRRASLLPAERALAAQLGVARMTVRGAIDVLEREGLVRTRRGVGTERLAPPVRLQVRLRSFASAVREHGLRPETRVLSYARSTDRPAEVSAHLRLADDAETVHLRRLRLGDDVPLALEDAWLPVALVPGLDRRAAEGSLYELLESLDLLPTEGTEVVTASLPDAQEIEQLRIAPTFPVLRLTRTAVSAGVPVEFSRVTFPADRYELTFPLAERLALPLA from the coding sequence GTGGGATGCTGGAGGGCATGGCGGCACCCGGCGGAGCATCGGCGCTCGAGGCGGTGCGCGCCCTCGCCTCGGCCCTGGCGCCGGGCGAGCCTGCTGCCCGCCGAGCGCGCGCTCGCCGCGCAGCTGGGCGTGGCCCGCATGACGGTGCGCGGCGCGATCGACGTGCTCGAGCGCGAGGGCCTCGTGCGCACGAGGCGCGGCGTCGGCACGGAGCGCCTCGCGCCTCCCGTGCGACTGCAGGTGCGGCTGCGCTCGTTCGCGAGCGCCGTGCGCGAGCACGGGCTGCGGCCCGAGACCCGCGTGCTCTCCTACGCCCGCAGCACCGACCGCCCCGCCGAGGTCTCCGCGCACCTGCGGCTGGCCGACGACGCCGAGACCGTGCACCTGCGCCGCCTGCGGCTCGGCGACGACGTGCCGCTCGCGCTCGAGGACGCGTGGCTGCCCGTGGCGCTCGTGCCGGGCCTCGACCGCCGGGCCGCCGAGGGCAGCCTCTACGAGCTGCTCGAGTCGCTCGACCTGCTGCCGACCGAGGGCACGGAGGTCGTGACGGCGTCGCTGCCGGACGCCCAGGAGATCGAGCAGCTGCGCATCGCACCGACCTTCCCGGTGCTGCGGCTCACGCGCACCGCGGTCTCGGCGGGCGTGCCGGTGGAGTTCTCGCGCGTGACCTTCCCCGCCGACCGCTACGAGCTCACCTTCCCGCTCGCCGAGCGGCTCGCGCTGCCGCTCGCCTGA
- the treS gene encoding maltose alpha-D-glucosyltransferase, translated as MTSPIPIIGGNVPGLALDRDWHRKSVFYEVMVRSFVDSNGDGFGDFQGLTSKLDYLQWLGIDGIWVPPFFQSPLKDGGYDVADYTAVLPEYGTIDDFRHFVAEAHARNMRVMIDLPINHTSDQHPWFLASREDPEGPYGDFYVWRDTDEGYPNVRIIFVDTEESNWAFDSVRRQFYWHRFFSHQPDLNFENPAVHQAVEDVLRFWLDLGVDGIRLDAIPYLYESEEGNGESEPATHEYIRHLRRMVDDEYPGRVLIAEANQWPAETAAYFGTAEEPECHMAFDFPTMPRIFYSLRAQNALELKRILAEQVEVPPGAAWGVFLRNHDELTLEMVSEEYRQAMYGWYAYDPRMRSNVGIRRRLASLLDNSRAELELANALLLSLPGSPFLYYGDEIGMGDNIWLDDRDASRTPMQWTPDRNAGFSAADPGKLFLPVVQSLVYHYAAVNVESQMAQSTSLLHWIRSVLHVRRAHPVFGLGSITVLDTDNEAVLAFVRSYGGDGSYSGPRAEDVLCVFSFSHNPVHVTIDAQQFAGRQLRDLFGGGAFPTIAEDGRFSLTFGTQTFYWLGIS; from the coding sequence ATGACCTCGCCGATCCCGATCATCGGCGGCAACGTGCCCGGCCTGGCGCTCGATCGCGACTGGCATCGCAAGAGCGTCTTCTACGAGGTGATGGTGCGATCCTTCGTCGACTCGAACGGCGACGGCTTCGGCGACTTCCAGGGCCTCACCTCCAAGCTCGACTACCTGCAGTGGCTCGGGATCGACGGCATCTGGGTGCCGCCGTTCTTCCAGTCGCCGCTGAAGGACGGCGGCTACGACGTCGCCGACTACACGGCGGTGCTCCCGGAGTACGGCACGATCGACGACTTCCGGCACTTCGTCGCCGAGGCGCACGCCCGCAACATGCGCGTGATGATCGACCTGCCCATCAACCACACCTCCGACCAGCACCCCTGGTTCCTCGCCTCCCGCGAGGATCCGGAGGGGCCCTACGGCGACTTCTACGTGTGGCGCGACACCGACGAGGGCTACCCGAACGTCCGCATCATCTTCGTCGACACCGAGGAGTCGAACTGGGCGTTCGACAGCGTGCGCCGGCAGTTCTACTGGCACCGCTTCTTCTCGCACCAGCCCGACCTCAACTTCGAGAACCCCGCCGTGCACCAGGCGGTGGAGGACGTGCTGCGGTTCTGGCTCGACCTCGGCGTCGACGGCATCCGCCTCGACGCGATCCCCTACCTCTACGAGTCGGAGGAGGGCAACGGCGAGTCGGAGCCCGCGACGCACGAGTACATCCGCCACCTGCGCCGCATGGTCGACGACGAGTACCCGGGTCGCGTGCTCATCGCCGAGGCCAACCAGTGGCCGGCCGAGACGGCCGCCTACTTCGGCACCGCCGAGGAGCCCGAGTGCCACATGGCCTTCGACTTCCCGACGATGCCCCGCATCTTCTACTCGCTGCGCGCGCAGAACGCGCTCGAGCTGAAGCGCATCCTCGCCGAGCAGGTGGAGGTGCCGCCGGGCGCCGCATGGGGCGTGTTCCTGCGCAACCACGACGAGCTGACGCTCGAGATGGTGAGCGAGGAGTACCGGCAGGCGATGTACGGCTGGTACGCGTACGACCCGCGCATGCGCTCGAACGTCGGCATCCGCCGTCGGCTCGCCTCGCTCCTCGACAACTCGCGCGCCGAGCTCGAGCTCGCGAACGCGCTGCTGCTCTCGCTCCCCGGCTCGCCGTTCCTCTACTACGGCGACGAGATCGGCATGGGCGACAACATCTGGCTCGACGACCGCGACGCCTCGCGCACGCCCATGCAGTGGACGCCCGACCGCAACGCCGGCTTCTCCGCCGCCGACCCGGGCAAGCTGTTCCTGCCCGTCGTGCAGTCGCTCGTCTACCACTACGCCGCGGTCAACGTGGAGTCGCAGATGGCGCAGTCCACGAGCCTCCTGCACTGGATCCGCTCGGTGCTGCACGTGCGCCGCGCCCACCCCGTGTTCGGCCTCGGCAGCATCACGGTGCTCGACACCGACAACGAGGCGGTGCTCGCGTTCGTGCGCTCCTACGGGGGCGACGGCTCCTACTCGGGGCCGCGCGCCGAGGACGTGCTGTGCGTCTTCTCGTTCAGCCACAACCCCGTGCACGTGACGATCGACGCGCAGCAGTTCGCGGGCAGGCAGCTGCGAGACCTCTTCGGCGGCGGCGCCTTCCCGACGATCGCCGAGGACGGCCGCTTCTCGCTCACCTTCGGCACGCAGACGTTCTACTGGCTGGGGATCTCCTAG